One part of the Mangrovibacillus cuniculi genome encodes these proteins:
- the recX gene encoding recombination regulator RecX yields MKIITKISVQEKRKDRYNIFLNEKYAFSVDEAVLIKHNLVKGQQLTEEDIEQIQVQEEDQKAYGKAINFLSYRMRSTGEVFTYLKEQEVEEHVIQQILSKLMENGYLDDLAFANAYVRTMMETTDKGPNVLKQELKLKSVSDAKIEEALLNFSEERMIEKVKKLAEKVAKKQRTQSAKMLQLKVEEAIVKKGYPAYLLGEVKEEFEEQGMEEEEEWARLVTQGEKFARKYDKFEGYEKKMKLKQALFRKGFPLHLIDRYLEEE; encoded by the coding sequence ATGAAAATCATTACAAAGATTAGCGTTCAAGAGAAAAGAAAAGATCGTTATAATATCTTCTTAAATGAAAAATACGCTTTTAGCGTAGATGAAGCGGTTCTGATTAAACATAACTTAGTAAAAGGACAACAGTTAACAGAAGAAGATATTGAACAGATTCAAGTGCAAGAGGAAGATCAGAAGGCATATGGGAAAGCCATCAATTTTCTATCCTATCGAATGCGTTCCACTGGAGAAGTGTTTACGTACTTAAAAGAACAAGAAGTAGAAGAACACGTGATTCAACAAATACTTTCTAAGCTAATGGAGAACGGGTACTTAGATGATTTAGCTTTTGCGAACGCTTATGTTAGAACAATGATGGAGACGACGGATAAAGGCCCCAACGTCCTAAAGCAGGAGTTAAAGCTAAAGTCTGTCAGTGATGCAAAAATCGAAGAAGCGTTGTTGAACTTTAGTGAAGAAAGAATGATAGAGAAGGTTAAAAAGTTAGCGGAGAAAGTGGCGAAGAAACAGCGAACGCAATCCGCTAAAATGCTTCAGCTAAAAGTGGAAGAAGCGATTGTAAAGAAGGGATATCCAGCTTATTTATTGGGTGAAGTAAAAGAAGAATTCGAAGAGCAAGGAATGGAAGAAGAGGAAGAGTGGGCAAGATTAGTAACGCAAGGGGAAAAGTTTGCAAGAAAGTACGACAAGTTCGAAGGCTATGAGAAAAAGATGAAGCTGAAGCAAGCATTGTTTCGTAAAGGCTTCCCGTTACATTTAATAGACCGATATTTAGAAGAAGAATAA
- a CDS encoding SDR family NAD(P)-dependent oxidoreductase has protein sequence MKSVLITGAGTGLGASFAQKFAEQGYHIILIGRHEKTLQETKNTIESNGGKATTVRLDVRDRDQVEKKLPTIFEHHTIHTIVLSAGVGNFGPFKQLDPKEFNRMMDTNIGGLVNIIQVSLPFVEKQDSATYLGIISTAGLRGKKNEAVYCASKFAARGLMESLAAEYEDTPIRFVRAYMGGMDTPFWEESDHIKDKSRLRPADVVADAILEQVDKEDHIEV, from the coding sequence ATGAAAAGCGTTCTAATCACAGGAGCTGGTACTGGGCTTGGGGCAAGTTTTGCACAAAAGTTTGCTGAACAAGGTTACCATATCATCCTTATTGGAAGACACGAAAAGACACTTCAAGAAACAAAAAATACTATTGAAAGTAACGGCGGAAAAGCAACAACCGTTCGTTTAGACGTTCGCGATCGGGACCAAGTAGAAAAGAAATTACCAACAATCTTTGAGCACCACACGATACACACTATAGTTCTATCAGCAGGTGTCGGGAATTTTGGTCCTTTTAAACAATTGGATCCTAAAGAATTTAACCGAATGATGGATACAAATATAGGTGGATTAGTCAACATCATTCAAGTTTCCCTTCCCTTTGTAGAAAAACAAGATTCTGCAACCTATTTAGGGATTATTTCAACCGCGGGATTAAGAGGGAAAAAGAATGAAGCAGTTTATTGCGCAAGTAAATTTGCTGCTAGAGGATTAATGGAAAGTCTTGCAGCAGAGTATGAGGATACACCTATCCGATTCGTACGAGCGTACATGGGTGGAATGGATACGCCATTTTGGGAAGAAAGCGATCATATCAAAGACAAGAGCCGACTTCGTCCAGCAGATGTAGTAGCCGATGCTATTTTAGAACAGGTAGACAAAGAAGACCATATAGAAGTGTAA
- a CDS encoding YfhH family protein: protein MEKRYSELTEHELRQEIATLKEKARKAEQLGIVNEFAVLERKAIMAQSYLLNPKDYSAGEIYELESDPGTFFRIDYMNGVFAWGYRMNDDGKEEAVPIALLRKKR, encoded by the coding sequence ATGGAAAAACGTTATAGTGAATTAACAGAACATGAACTTCGTCAAGAAATTGCTACGTTAAAGGAAAAAGCGAGAAAAGCAGAGCAGTTAGGGATTGTAAATGAATTTGCGGTCTTAGAACGTAAAGCTATTATGGCTCAAAGCTATCTTTTAAATCCAAAAGATTATTCCGCTGGAGAGATTTACGAGTTGGAAAGTGATCCGGGTACTTTTTTCCGTATTGATTATATGAATGGTGTGTTTGCTTGGGGATATCGTATGAATGATGACGGGAAAGAGGAAGCTGTTCCAATTGCGTTGTTGAGGAAGAAGAGGTAG
- a CDS encoding YpzG family protein — protein MGKKQNVFGKQHYESNLSLTHFNPKRQKNQVNGETQQTQPLLILEQMARSRRN, from the coding sequence ATGGGAAAGAAACAAAACGTTTTTGGTAAACAGCATTATGAAAGCAATTTATCGTTAACTCACTTCAACCCTAAGCGACAAAAAAACCAAGTCAACGGGGAGACGCAGCAAACGCAACCTTTGTTGATATTGGAGCAAATGGCAAGGTCAAGAAGAAATTAG
- a CDS encoding small, acid-soluble spore protein K, with product MRNKAKNFTNFQNNKFEGEGRAKDEFNSKRADGSINTHPQERMKASNQREDDSIHSM from the coding sequence TTGCGTAATAAAGCGAAGAATTTTACCAATTTCCAAAACAACAAGTTCGAAGGGGAAGGCCGTGCTAAAGATGAGTTTAACTCAAAACGTGCAGACGGCTCGATTAATACCCACCCGCAAGAACGTATGAAAGCTTCTAATCAACGAGAAGACGACAGTATCCACTCGATGTAA
- a CDS encoding YfhJ family protein: MKKYQDELVKMLLKQNGSLSVARARSWVELMWEDFETTYAKSGREYLGEKETKRIVEQWVLHYGHRLHDLANVNKKYAHLLDDEEDVKH; encoded by the coding sequence TTGAAAAAGTATCAAGATGAATTGGTTAAAATGTTGTTAAAGCAAAACGGTTCCTTATCAGTAGCTAGAGCAAGATCATGGGTAGAATTAATGTGGGAAGATTTCGAAACAACTTATGCCAAAAGCGGTCGTGAGTATCTTGGTGAGAAAGAAACAAAAAGAATAGTGGAACAGTGGGTGCTACACTATGGGCACCGTTTGCATGACTTAGCGAATGTAAACAAGAAATATGCGCATCTCTTGGATGATGAAGAAGATGTTAAGCACTGA
- a CDS encoding metal-dependent hydrolase, whose product MDTATHITMGIALGGIATLDPTVATSSTVATAVMFGTVIGSQIPDIDTVLKLRNNAIYIRHHRGITHSIPAVLLWPIVLSGIIFLFFPSVPFSTLWLWTFLAVFLHVFVDIFNAYGTQALRPFSKKWVAIGVINTFDWVIFLTHLVGIFLWYFGAEPGPLFIGMYCALVFYYLVRFAQKLVIHYKIKKLIPDVTNMIIAPTMGFTSWRLAIVSKQRFYVGRAENGKVEILDEFLRKKLPKSDVISAAKVDPNLSAFLSFSPLYRWVIEEYNDHYEVRFIDLRYRSNDYYPFVAVVKLDEELNILSSYTGWIFSEEKLKEKLKWT is encoded by the coding sequence ATGGATACAGCAACACATATCACTATGGGAATTGCACTAGGTGGTATTGCTACACTAGATCCTACTGTAGCCACTAGTTCCACCGTTGCAACAGCCGTGATGTTTGGAACGGTTATTGGTTCACAAATACCCGACATTGATACGGTCTTAAAATTAAGAAACAATGCTATTTATATCCGACATCATAGAGGCATTACCCACTCCATTCCAGCAGTTTTGTTGTGGCCAATCGTCCTCTCCGGAATTATTTTCCTTTTCTTTCCTAGCGTACCTTTTTCTACGTTATGGCTTTGGACATTTTTAGCTGTTTTCCTCCATGTATTTGTCGACATTTTTAACGCTTATGGAACACAAGCATTGCGACCATTCTCCAAAAAGTGGGTTGCAATAGGAGTTATTAATACGTTTGATTGGGTTATCTTCTTGACACATCTTGTCGGAATTTTTTTATGGTACTTTGGCGCTGAGCCGGGACCTTTATTTATAGGGATGTACTGTGCACTCGTCTTTTACTATTTAGTTCGATTTGCACAGAAATTAGTCATTCATTATAAAATTAAAAAATTGATTCCAGACGTTACAAATATGATTATCGCTCCAACGATGGGCTTTACATCTTGGAGACTTGCTATCGTTAGTAAACAAAGATTTTACGTTGGACGAGCGGAAAATGGAAAGGTAGAAATCTTGGATGAGTTTTTGCGCAAAAAATTACCAAAATCAGATGTAATTTCTGCTGCAAAGGTAGATCCAAACCTTTCTGCATTCTTATCGTTTTCCCCTCTTTATCGTTGGGTGATTGAAGAATATAATGACCACTACGAAGTAAGGTTTATTGATTTGCGCTACAGAAGTAACGATTACTACCCTTTTGTAGCTGTTGTAAAGTTAGACGAGGAGCTAAATATCTTAAGTTCCTATACCGGATGGATATTTAGTGAGGAGAAGCTGAAGGAAAAACTGAAGTGGACGTAA
- the mutY gene encoding A/G-specific adenine glycosylase, whose translation MSQESLQHLENYPVSDFQHNLMEWFRAEQRQLPWRESKDPYRIWVSEIMLQQTKVDTVIPFYLNFLEKFPTPKALAEAEEDEVLKAWEGLGYYSRARNLQSAVKEVHEVYGGKVPNDPEKIKKLKGVGPYTTGAISSIAFGIPEPAVDGNVMRVMSRVLWITEDIARPATRKIFEAAIREVISHEDPSSFNQGLMELGALICTPTKPKCLLCPVREQCVAFENGVQEELPVKSKKSSTKLKKYTTLVIQREDGKYLIEKRPSTGLLAGLYQFPMIEQLKATDARSTYIQSEIDREYGLALEVESDIFTEVHHIFSHLKWDLEVRKAKTATQKTPENMVWLTTEELNQFAFPVPHQKIRQLLLS comes from the coding sequence TTGTCTCAAGAAAGTTTACAACACCTAGAGAACTATCCAGTATCTGATTTTCAACATAACTTAATGGAATGGTTCCGAGCCGAGCAAAGACAATTACCTTGGCGAGAATCAAAAGATCCATATCGAATATGGGTGTCAGAAATTATGTTGCAACAAACAAAAGTTGATACAGTTATCCCGTTTTACTTAAATTTTCTAGAAAAGTTCCCCACACCAAAAGCTCTGGCAGAAGCGGAAGAAGATGAAGTGTTAAAAGCATGGGAAGGGTTAGGATATTACTCCCGAGCAAGAAATCTTCAATCTGCAGTAAAAGAAGTTCATGAGGTGTATGGTGGGAAAGTTCCTAATGACCCAGAGAAAATAAAGAAACTAAAAGGTGTGGGCCCATACACAACGGGAGCAATCTCTTCCATAGCTTTTGGCATACCTGAACCAGCAGTGGATGGAAACGTGATGAGAGTAATGTCCAGAGTACTTTGGATAACAGAAGATATTGCACGTCCAGCTACTAGAAAAATATTTGAGGCGGCTATAAGAGAGGTTATATCACATGAAGATCCATCATCCTTCAATCAAGGATTAATGGAACTAGGAGCGTTAATTTGTACACCAACTAAACCAAAGTGTTTATTATGTCCAGTTAGAGAACAATGTGTGGCATTTGAAAATGGTGTGCAAGAAGAACTACCAGTAAAGTCTAAAAAGTCTTCTACTAAACTGAAGAAGTATACGACTCTCGTCATTCAAAGAGAAGATGGTAAGTATCTAATTGAGAAACGTCCATCAACTGGTTTGTTAGCTGGTTTGTATCAATTCCCTATGATAGAACAACTGAAAGCTACAGACGCTAGGTCGACCTATATCCAATCAGAAATAGATAGAGAATACGGACTAGCACTAGAAGTAGAAAGTGATATCTTTACAGAAGTACATCACATATTTTCTCACCTAAAGTGGGACTTAGAAGTAAGAAAAGCCAAAACAGCTACTCAAAAAACTCCTGAAAACATGGTCTGGTTAACAACAGAAGAACTGAATCAATTCGCTTTCCCAGTACCGCATCAGAAGATTAGGCAATTACTTCTTAGTTAG
- the fabL gene encoding enoyl-[acyl-carrier-protein] reductase FabL has product MTQKVALVTGSSRGVGRAIALRLADLGYDIVINYARSKQSALEVAAEVEAKGRKALVVRANVGDIEKIKVLFQTIQEEFGRLDVFINNAASGVLRPAMELEESHWDWTMNINSKALLFCAQEAAKLMEQTNGGSIVSISSLGSIRVLENYTTVGVSKAALEALTRYLAVELSPKNIVVNAVSGGAIDTDALKHFPNREQLLNDAKANTPAGRMVEIEDMVDTVEFLISEKASMIRGQTIIVDGGRSLLV; this is encoded by the coding sequence ATGACACAAAAGGTAGCTTTAGTAACAGGAAGTAGTAGAGGAGTAGGAAGAGCTATTGCGCTTCGACTAGCAGATTTAGGGTATGACATAGTCATCAACTACGCAAGAAGTAAGCAGTCGGCATTAGAAGTAGCAGCAGAGGTAGAAGCAAAAGGAAGAAAAGCATTAGTTGTTAGAGCCAATGTTGGAGATATAGAAAAAATTAAAGTGTTATTTCAAACAATACAAGAAGAATTTGGACGCCTTGACGTATTTATAAACAATGCTGCATCTGGTGTTCTACGTCCAGCAATGGAATTAGAAGAATCTCATTGGGATTGGACCATGAATATCAACAGTAAAGCATTACTATTCTGTGCGCAAGAAGCAGCAAAGTTAATGGAACAAACGAATGGAGGATCCATCGTTTCCATTAGTTCACTCGGTTCCATCAGAGTATTAGAGAACTATACAACAGTTGGTGTGTCAAAAGCTGCATTAGAAGCACTAACAAGATACTTAGCAGTAGAACTTTCTCCTAAAAATATTGTAGTGAATGCAGTATCTGGTGGTGCGATTGATACTGATGCATTGAAACATTTCCCTAACAGAGAACAACTACTGAATGACGCAAAAGCAAATACACCAGCAGGTCGCATGGTAGAGATAGAAGATATGGTTGATACGGTGGAATTCTTAATTTCCGAAAAAGCATCTATGATTCGTGGTCAGACCATTATTGTAGATGGTGGAAGATCTCTGTTAGTTTAA
- a CDS encoding gamma-type small acid-soluble spore protein: MENKYNQQQASATNAEKVKQQNAASAQGQYGAEFASQTDVQKVKQQNQQAEAKKAQNSAGQQNKY, from the coding sequence ATGGAGAACAAATACAACCAACAACAAGCATCAGCTACAAACGCTGAGAAAGTGAAGCAACAAAACGCTGCTTCTGCTCAAGGCCAATACGGAGCTGAATTCGCTTCTCAAACAGACGTACAAAAAGTAAAACAACAAAACCAACAGGCTGAAGCTAAAAAAGCTCAAAACTCTGCTGGTCAACAAAACAAATACTAA
- a CDS encoding gamma-type small acid-soluble spore protein produces MENNYKQTQSGTNVEKVKQQNAASTQGQAQANQQYGAEFASQTDVQKVKQQNAASAQGQAQAKQQYGAEFASQTDVQKVKEQNQQAEAKKAQNSGAQNNQQNKY; encoded by the coding sequence ATGGAAAACAACTACAAACAAACTCAATCTGGTACAAACGTTGAGAAAGTGAAGCAACAAAACGCTGCTTCTACACAAGGACAAGCACAAGCTAATCAACAATACGGTGCTGAGTTCGCTTCTCAAACAGACGTTCAAAAAGTGAAGCAACAAAACGCTGCTTCTGCTCAAGGACAAGCGCAAGCTAAGCAACAGTATGGTGCTGAGTTCGCTTCTCAAACAGACGTTCAAAAAGTAAAAGAGCAAAACCAACAAGCTGAAGCTAAAAAAGCTCAGAATTCTGGTGCTCAAAACAACCAACAAAATAAATATTAA
- a CDS encoding YgaB family protein, with protein sequence MSAFQKVVSAQMETMSQLLYLQGELERCQEVEKQLSEINEADELGEVQNEINLMKEELRLIQQEFEEQTALVIETYKELNQEKEHEITVNY encoded by the coding sequence ATGAGTGCATTTCAAAAAGTAGTGTCAGCGCAAATGGAAACGATGTCACAATTATTGTATTTACAAGGAGAATTAGAAAGATGTCAAGAAGTAGAAAAACAACTTTCTGAGATAAATGAGGCAGACGAATTGGGGGAAGTACAAAACGAAATTAATTTAATGAAGGAAGAACTGCGATTAATTCAACAAGAATTTGAGGAACAAACTGCCTTAGTTATTGAAACATATAAAGAGTTAAATCAAGAAAAAGAACATGAAATAACTGTAAACTATTGA
- a CDS encoding DUF402 domain-containing protein: MWIPTEGEGTQIQSYKHNGNIHRIWQETTVLKGSRRIIIGGNDRTMVTESDGRTWITREPAICYFHAEHWFNIIGMLREDGIYYYCNLSSPFVYDKEAIKYIDYDLDIKVYPDMTFTLLDEDEYEHHRQLMGYPDVIDHILRRNVDKLIRWIRQRKGPFAPDFVDNWYERYLTYRK, encoded by the coding sequence ATGTGGATTCCCACCGAAGGAGAAGGTACACAAATTCAAAGTTATAAACATAATGGGAATATCCATCGTATTTGGCAAGAAACCACTGTTCTAAAAGGGTCTCGTCGTATTATTATTGGCGGAAATGATCGTACAATGGTAACGGAATCGGATGGTCGTACCTGGATTACTAGAGAACCTGCAATATGTTATTTCCATGCCGAGCATTGGTTTAATATTATTGGAATGCTAAGAGAAGATGGAATTTATTATTATTGCAATTTAAGTTCACCATTTGTGTACGACAAGGAAGCAATAAAATACATAGACTATGACTTAGACATTAAAGTGTATCCAGATATGACATTTACATTGTTAGATGAAGATGAATATGAGCATCATCGTCAACTAATGGGATATCCCGATGTAATTGATCACATTTTACGAAGAAATGTGGACAAGTTAATTCGTTGGATACGCCAGCGCAAAGGACCTTTTGCTCCAGACTTCGTGGACAATTGGTATGAGCGCTATTTGACGTATCGTAAATGA
- a CDS encoding ABC transporter ATP-binding protein, translated as MSSVKRYMTFVRPYRWAIALTLVIGIVKFVIPLLLPLLIAYVIDDIVLSEILTADEKLSKVAWVMGSAVVIYLVVRPPVEYYRQYFAQWTASKILYDIRERAYGHLQQLSFRFYANNKVGEVISRVIHDVEQTKNFVVTGLMNVWLDIATIIIAIGIMFTLDVPLTFVAIILFPLYGGSVKYFFGRLRSLTRVRSQALADVQSHLHERVSGMAVVKSFAIEEHDQRQFDERNDTFLHKALDHTRWNAKAFAVVNTITDIAPLLVLAVAAYQAIQGSISVGEVAAFLAYIERLYSPLRRLVNSSTTLTQSIASMDRMFQLFDEPYDIENSPNAKALPRTKGEIIFDHVSFRYNDEDDDTLKDVHLHVKSGETIALVGMSGGGKSTIVSLLPRFYDVTDGKILLDGVDIKEYDLTDLRNQYGIVLQDTILFSDTIKENIKIGKPGASDEEVVAAAKAANAHTFIEGLTNSYDTQVGERGVKLSGGQKQRIAIARVFLKNPPILLLDEATSALDVESEKLIQDALEELAKDRTTFIVAHRLSTIAHADRIVVLEHGKVVEMGTHDELIRKDGAFHRLLQQSQV; from the coding sequence TTGAGTAGTGTAAAGAGATATATGACCTTTGTCCGTCCATACCGATGGGCAATTGCATTGACATTAGTAATAGGTATTGTGAAATTTGTTATCCCGCTATTATTGCCATTACTTATTGCATATGTAATTGATGATATAGTGTTATCAGAAATATTGACGGCAGATGAAAAGCTATCAAAAGTAGCCTGGGTAATGGGTTCAGCTGTTGTGATTTATTTAGTAGTGAGACCACCTGTTGAATATTATCGACAGTATTTTGCTCAGTGGACAGCAAGCAAAATCTTATATGATATAAGAGAGAGAGCATATGGACACCTTCAACAATTAAGTTTTCGCTTTTATGCCAATAACAAGGTTGGAGAAGTCATTTCACGAGTTATTCACGATGTAGAGCAAACAAAAAACTTTGTTGTCACAGGCCTAATGAATGTGTGGCTTGACATTGCGACGATCATCATTGCTATAGGAATTATGTTTACTTTAGATGTCCCTTTAACGTTTGTAGCGATTATTTTATTCCCTTTATACGGGGGCTCTGTAAAGTATTTCTTTGGTCGTTTACGTTCCTTAACAAGAGTTCGTTCACAAGCGTTAGCTGATGTGCAAAGTCATTTGCATGAGCGAGTGAGCGGTATGGCAGTAGTAAAAAGTTTTGCGATTGAAGAGCATGACCAACGTCAATTTGATGAGCGAAATGATACTTTTTTACACAAAGCATTGGATCACACGCGTTGGAATGCAAAAGCGTTTGCAGTGGTAAATACGATTACAGACATTGCTCCATTGTTGGTTCTAGCTGTTGCAGCCTATCAAGCAATTCAAGGCAGCATTTCTGTGGGAGAAGTAGCAGCATTTTTAGCGTATATTGAAAGACTGTATAGCCCGTTACGTAGATTGGTTAATTCTTCGACTACTTTGACGCAATCTATCGCTTCCATGGATCGTATGTTTCAGTTATTTGATGAGCCATATGATATTGAAAATAGCCCGAATGCAAAGGCGCTACCGAGAACGAAGGGAGAAATCATCTTTGACCATGTTTCTTTCCGTTATAACGACGAAGATGATGATACGTTAAAAGATGTGCATTTGCATGTGAAGTCTGGAGAAACGATTGCTCTTGTCGGAATGAGCGGAGGCGGGAAGTCGACGATCGTTAGTCTTCTTCCACGTTTCTATGATGTAACAGATGGGAAGATACTCTTAGATGGAGTGGATATTAAAGAGTATGATTTGACTGACTTGAGGAACCAGTATGGTATTGTGCTACAAGATACCATTTTGTTTAGCGATACGATTAAAGAGAATATCAAAATCGGTAAGCCTGGCGCTTCTGATGAAGAAGTTGTGGCTGCTGCGAAAGCCGCAAATGCTCATACATTTATTGAAGGATTAACAAATAGTTATGATACGCAGGTTGGAGAACGAGGTGTCAAACTTTCTGGCGGCCAAAAGCAACGAATTGCGATTGCGAGGGTATTTTTAAAGAATCCACCAATTCTTCTGTTGGATGAAGCGACTTCTGCATTAGATGTGGAAAGTGAAAAGTTAATTCAAGATGCTTTAGAGGAATTAGCAAAGGATCGAACCACTTTTATTGTAGCCCACCGATTATCAACAATTGCACACGCTGATCGCATTGTCGTTTTAGAACACGGAAAAGTAGTGGAAATGGGAACACATGATGAATTGATTCGAAAAGATGGTGCTTTCCACCGTTTGTTACAACAAAGCCAAGTATAA
- a CDS encoding ABC transporter ATP-binding protein gives MSVPVLEVKSLSTSFFTDKGEIPAVEDVHLTIHEGEVVGIVGESGCGKSVTSLSIMRLVPQPPGKIKEGSSISLLGKELTTLKEKEMRKVRGNDIAMIFQEPMTSLNPLFTIGDQLDEVLTIHRSLSKQERKNRAIDMLKLVGLPRAEALLKDYPHQLSGGMRQRVMIAMALLCEPKLLIADEPTTALDVTIQAQMMDLMKELNQKLGTAIMLITHDLGVVAETCDRVIVMYAGQVVEEATVEELFRNPQHPYTQGLLSSIPDMREKKERLYSIPGTVPIPGSIKIGCRFADRCPKATTECSENNHDLRAIAEGHLVRCLKAEEALV, from the coding sequence ATGTCAGTTCCTGTTTTAGAAGTTAAAAGCTTATCTACCTCATTTTTCACAGACAAAGGAGAGATTCCTGCAGTTGAAGATGTTCATTTAACTATTCATGAAGGAGAGGTCGTTGGGATCGTAGGGGAATCAGGTTGTGGAAAAAGTGTGACATCCCTTTCCATTATGAGACTCGTCCCGCAGCCTCCTGGAAAAATAAAAGAGGGATCATCCATTTCTCTGCTAGGAAAAGAACTAACAACATTAAAAGAAAAAGAAATGCGGAAAGTAAGAGGTAACGATATCGCAATGATTTTCCAAGAACCGATGACATCTCTAAACCCGTTGTTCACAATTGGAGATCAATTAGACGAGGTGTTAACGATTCATCGATCTTTATCCAAACAAGAAAGAAAAAACAGAGCAATCGACATGTTAAAACTTGTGGGGCTGCCGCGAGCAGAAGCACTCTTAAAAGATTACCCCCATCAACTATCAGGTGGGATGCGTCAGAGGGTCATGATTGCCATGGCTTTACTCTGTGAACCCAAACTCTTAATTGCCGACGAACCGACTACTGCTCTTGATGTAACCATCCAAGCACAAATGATGGACCTCATGAAAGAACTAAATCAAAAATTAGGAACGGCAATCATGTTAATTACACATGACTTAGGTGTAGTGGCTGAAACGTGTGACAGAGTTATTGTCATGTATGCGGGTCAAGTAGTAGAAGAAGCAACCGTAGAGGAGTTGTTCCGTAACCCGCAGCATCCATATACGCAAGGCCTACTTTCCTCGATACCGGATATGCGAGAGAAAAAAGAGCGGTTGTACTCTATTCCAGGTACGGTACCAATTCCAGGCTCCATTAAAATAGGTTGCCGATTTGCAGACCGTTGTCCAAAAGCTACGACAGAGTGCAGTGAAAATAACCATGATCTACGCGCGATTGCAGAAGGCCACTTAGTTCGTTGTTTAAAAGCAGAGGAGGCATTGGTATGA
- a CDS encoding ABC transporter ATP-binding protein, translating into MSKTPLLTVRELTKHFPITGGILGKTIGQVQAVNHVSFDVYKGETFSLVGESGCGKSTTGRALLRLHEPTSGEIIFRDANLTDLKELEVRRMRRDMQMVFQDPYASLNPRHTIGKILEEPLIVHKIYDTAKERKEAVAKILETVGLRREHASRYPHQFSGGQRQRIGIARALMTKPKLIVLDEPVSALDVSIQAQILNLLEDLQQEFDLTYVFIAHDLGVVRHISDRVGVMYLGNLVELSGAEELYASPLHPYTQALLSSVPIPDPTVRNERKRVTIKGDIPSASNPPSGCVFHTRCPLATERCKKEIPSFREVKDRHYVACHEVN; encoded by the coding sequence ATGAGTAAAACTCCACTGTTAACCGTTAGAGAGCTAACGAAACATTTTCCTATTACAGGTGGAATCCTTGGGAAAACGATTGGACAAGTACAAGCGGTCAATCATGTATCGTTTGACGTATATAAAGGAGAGACGTTTAGTCTTGTTGGAGAAAGTGGCTGCGGAAAATCCACAACAGGACGAGCACTACTGCGATTACATGAACCTACGTCTGGAGAAATTATTTTTCGAGATGCAAATCTTACAGATCTAAAAGAGTTAGAGGTTAGAAGAATGAGAAGAGATATGCAGATGGTTTTCCAAGATCCGTACGCTTCGTTAAACCCAAGGCATACGATTGGAAAGATACTAGAAGAACCATTAATTGTTCATAAAATTTATGATACGGCAAAAGAACGAAAAGAAGCAGTTGCGAAAATATTGGAGACTGTTGGATTACGTAGAGAACACGCTTCTCGTTATCCTCATCAATTTAGTGGTGGGCAACGTCAACGGATTGGCATTGCTCGTGCATTGATGACGAAACCAAAGCTTATCGTATTAGACGAGCCGGTATCTGCACTAGACGTATCTATCCAAGCCCAAATATTGAATTTACTGGAAGACCTTCAGCAAGAATTTGATTTAACCTACGTGTTTATTGCACATGACTTAGGTGTAGTGCGCCATATTTCTGATCGTGTAGGAGTAATGTATTTAGGAAATCTAGTAGAACTTTCTGGAGCTGAAGAGTTGTATGCATCACCATTGCATCCATATACGCAAGCGCTGTTATCATCTGTTCCGATTCCAGATCCTACTGTTCGGAATGAACGAAAGCGTGTGACCATTAAAGGTGATATCCCTAGTGCATCCAATCCGCCATCAGGCTGTGTGTTTCATACGAGATGTCCCTTGGCAACGGAACGGTGTAAGAAAGAGATTCCTAGCTTTAGAGAAGTGAAAGATAGGCATTACGTCGCTTGTCATGAAGTAAATTAA